In one Syntrophales bacterium genomic region, the following are encoded:
- a CDS encoding MaoC/PaaZ C-terminal domain-containing protein: MEAIAVGERFRRNVVVSAEEVRRFAAATGDKSPIHRDADFARRTRFGDLVVTGGQLISLMTGLVATHFYRPSGRIGLGLDFSCVTHGAVKAGQEVEISWEVTAVQEKPSLSGTVVTLKGLISDGRGRTFVSAESRTLVTDHP, translated from the coding sequence ATGGAAGCCATTGCCGTCGGTGAGCGGTTCCGCCGCAACGTCGTCGTGAGCGCCGAAGAAGTCCGGCGTTTTGCCGCCGCCACGGGTGACAAGAGTCCGATCCACCGCGATGCCGATTTCGCCCGCCGGACCCGTTTCGGGGACCTCGTGGTCACGGGCGGCCAGCTGATTTCCCTGATGACGGGCCTGGTGGCGACCCATTTCTATCGGCCTTCCGGTCGCATCGGTCTCGGTCTCGATTTTTCCTGTGTCACCCATGGGGCCGTGAAGGCGGGCCAGGAAGTGGAGATCTCCTGGGAGGTGACGGCCGTCCAGGAAAAGCCCAGCCTGTCCGGAACCGTCGTGACGCTGAAAGGCCTGATCTCCGACGGCCGGGGCCGGACGTTCGTCTCGGCGGAGAGCAGGACGCTCGTCACCGACCACCCCTGA
- a CDS encoding caspase family protein produces MEPIRRLILLFLALLLFAPQASSAAQTQRVALVIGNSAYQTGPLTNPVHDASDLAATLQRLGFTVILKKNASLQEMDESLRDFGDRLRRGGVGLFYYAGHGIQIAGRNYLIPVGARINRETDVKYQALDTEMVLDEMANAANDLNIVILDACRDNPFARSFRSASRGLAIISSAPKGTFISYSTSPGKVAVDGSGRNSPFTGSLIKHMTSPDVPIEEVFKRVRQDLVRRTKGQQIPWELSSLEGSFSFKPQKGAVPAAKAPDDLAEERRILAEERERIQREKEILEQKRALEEERKKLEEQRKSLEQSKLTVPKEPAGYGSVLFYDDFSSPKNGWPVYVNGPFYDAVFQDNRYVMETKNERKSLEMLPLPPGATGDYDVELVSVWLRGINNNAYGLMLGQDRLNVYTFGVSANGQSVIWVNVNDIPVDDAMPWRPNTAPISDGRYVRNVQRVEVRGETLSYYVNNSLISRIRSQFSLKSFGVCVAGQQAVAFLQVKITRR; encoded by the coding sequence ATGGAACCCATCCGCCGACTCATACTGCTGTTTCTGGCCCTTCTTCTCTTTGCTCCCCAGGCGTCTTCCGCCGCGCAGACGCAGCGTGTCGCCTTGGTGATCGGCAACAGCGCCTACCAAACCGGTCCTCTCACCAATCCGGTGCATGACGCGTCCGACCTGGCGGCGACGCTTCAGAGACTCGGGTTCACGGTCATTCTCAAGAAGAACGCCAGCCTTCAGGAAATGGACGAGTCGCTTCGCGACTTCGGCGACCGCCTGCGGCGCGGCGGTGTGGGGCTTTTCTACTATGCCGGACACGGGATCCAGATCGCCGGCCGGAACTACCTCATCCCCGTCGGGGCGCGCATCAATCGCGAGACGGATGTGAAGTACCAGGCGCTGGACACCGAAATGGTCCTGGACGAAATGGCCAATGCGGCCAACGATCTCAACATCGTCATCCTGGATGCCTGCCGGGACAATCCGTTCGCCCGGAGTTTCCGGTCCGCATCCCGCGGACTCGCCATCATCTCCTCCGCGCCGAAGGGGACCTTCATCAGCTACTCCACGAGCCCGGGAAAGGTCGCCGTCGACGGATCCGGGCGCAACAGCCCTTTTACGGGATCCCTGATCAAGCACATGACGTCGCCGGACGTGCCCATTGAGGAGGTTTTCAAGCGGGTCCGCCAGGATCTGGTACGCCGGACCAAAGGTCAGCAGATTCCCTGGGAACTTTCCTCCCTGGAAGGAAGTTTTTCCTTCAAGCCGCAGAAAGGCGCGGTCCCGGCGGCGAAGGCCCCGGATGATCTCGCAGAGGAGCGGCGAATCCTGGCCGAAGAGAGGGAACGGATTCAGAGGGAAAAAGAGATCCTGGAACAGAAGAGGGCCCTGGAGGAGGAGAGGAAGAAACTCGAGGAACAGCGGAAAAGTCTGGAGCAGAGCAAGCTGACGGTGCCGAAAGAGCCGGCGGGCTACGGCAGTGTTCTTTTTTATGACGACTTCTCATCGCCGAAAAACGGCTGGCCGGTGTACGTGAACGGCCCCTTCTACGACGCCGTGTTCCAGGACAACCGCTATGTCATGGAGACGAAGAACGAGCGGAAGTCCCTCGAAATGCTCCCTCTGCCGCCCGGGGCGACGGGGGACTATGACGTCGAGCTCGTCTCGGTGTGGCTGAGAGGCATCAACAACAACGCCTACGGCCTGATGCTGGGTCAGGACCGCCTGAATGTGTATACGTTCGGAGTTTCGGCGAACGGGCAATCCGTGATCTGGGTCAACGTGAACGATATCCCGGTGGACGATGCCATGCCGTGGAGGCCGAACACGGCGCCGATCAGCGACGGCCGATATGTCCGGAATGTCCAGAGAGTCGAGGTTCGAGGGGAGACCCTGAGCTATTATGTCAACAACAGCCTGATCTCCCGGATCCGAAGCCAGTTTTCCCTGAAGTCGTTCGGTGTCTGCGTAGCCGGGCAGCAGGCGGTCGCCTTCCTCCAGGTCAAGATTACCAGGCGATGA
- a CDS encoding Xaa-Pro peptidase family protein, producing the protein MNTYIDYPGRITKIREEMKKTDLDLFVGTRTVSLSYVSGAFVPWRSAVIVSKDGFAGLVSMLLDCERLKNESWLSSISSYAPLPGMDLVDLIVHFVRQNGAEKGRIGVELGHSPRGNTGYLFATEYEFLKNALPEATFVNALYVVDQASYVKEPGEIKLMRQAAAMADAGIRCVRDALEIGLTEAQIAGIGEMELRRLGSEYHWAITGSSEIASGYRATYAMNGTTQPTQKMVQKGENIIVDLHPLYQLYPSDLAHNFIIGEPSAEQRKLADAYLRTAETIVRNFKAGKTVGDVCKTVMDLINELGYAAYTIPSFGHGLGVFGHEWYPAIVNNDEFRDVVLEENAVEVAFLAMTVPGVCGMRLECPVLVTKDGGEMLCKTPLELTVIDG; encoded by the coding sequence ATGAACACTTACATTGACTATCCCGGGCGGATAACGAAAATACGGGAGGAGATGAAGAAAACCGATCTCGATCTGTTCGTGGGCACGCGGACGGTGAGCTTGAGCTATGTGTCCGGCGCCTTCGTTCCGTGGAGAAGCGCCGTGATCGTGTCAAAAGACGGATTCGCCGGTCTGGTTTCCATGCTGCTCGACTGCGAGCGATTGAAGAACGAGTCCTGGCTGAGCAGCATTTCCTCCTATGCCCCCCTGCCCGGCATGGATCTTGTGGACCTCATCGTCCATTTCGTCCGGCAGAACGGCGCGGAAAAGGGAAGGATCGGCGTGGAGCTCGGCCATTCCCCCCGCGGGAACACGGGATACCTTTTTGCCACGGAATACGAATTCCTGAAAAACGCGCTGCCGGAGGCGACCTTCGTCAACGCGCTCTACGTGGTGGATCAGGCCTCCTACGTCAAGGAGCCGGGCGAGATCAAGCTGATGCGCCAGGCCGCCGCCATGGCGGACGCCGGGATCCGATGCGTCCGGGATGCACTGGAGATCGGCTTGACGGAGGCGCAAATCGCCGGCATCGGCGAGATGGAGCTGCGGCGCCTCGGCAGCGAGTACCACTGGGCGATCACGGGATCGTCCGAGATCGCCTCCGGGTACCGGGCGACATACGCCATGAACGGAACGACCCAGCCCACGCAGAAAATGGTGCAGAAAGGCGAAAACATCATCGTGGACCTGCACCCGCTTTACCAGTTGTATCCCTCCGATCTGGCGCACAATTTCATTATTGGAGAGCCATCGGCAGAGCAGCGGAAACTGGCCGACGCCTATCTCAGAACGGCAGAAACGATCGTCCGGAATTTCAAGGCGGGGAAGACGGTGGGCGATGTCTGCAAGACCGTGATGGATCTGATTAACGAGCTTGGATACGCCGCGTACACCATTCCCTCCTTCGGGCACGGACTCGGCGTGTTCGGCCACGAGTGGTATCCGGCCATCGTCAACAATGACGAATTCCGGGACGTCGTGCTCGAGGAGAATGCCGTCGAGGTGGCGTTCCTGGCCATGACCGTTCCCGGCGTCTGCGGCATGAGGCTGGAGTGTCCGGTCCTGGTCACGAAGGACGGTGGGGAGATGCTCTGCAAGACGCCCCTGGAGTTGACGGTGATCGATGGATAG
- a CDS encoding tetratricopeptide repeat protein: MKTFLTIFLALLLFLPACVQADIQTITHTVKQPFGGSQSPDDARIAAIAKAKREALEMAGTYIESLTVVKDSTVAKDEILALAAGVLKAEVISQENYHTKDSFGIEVVVKVLVDTSLLESRVRKLLRDRTYLDQLNQARKREKQLLDQVARLEDENRRLTVKKESPAKLKKQFQEVSRELSAVDWYRQASAQWQLTVSGAHGLSYLSQIAEGGRKAVEYLSTAIKLKPDYSEAYALRGDIYSATGREAQAAADYRKVIQLEKPKDAFGYLRRSSAYAGLGNFQKAIEDNDRAIQLQPDNSFLYLKRGLLYVGMKQYALAVKSFDEAIRRAPGDAFAYNSRGLAYARLGQHQNAIRDYSEAIRLKPDSADLYSSRGGSYSSLRIYDRAIEDYSKAISLQGDYSYYLSRGNAYGITRQPERAIRDFDQVILLKPDSAEAYFLRGLEYMGLKRYQHSLMDFDQAIRLKPDHAASYSQRGYALFFLGNTRESCRSFIKACQLGKCSGYEAMKGKLRCN, translated from the coding sequence GTGAAAACCTTTCTCACGATTTTTCTGGCACTTCTGCTGTTCCTTCCAGCCTGCGTCCAGGCGGACATTCAAACCATCACCCACACGGTCAAGCAGCCCTTCGGAGGCAGCCAGTCGCCCGACGACGCACGCATTGCGGCGATTGCCAAGGCGAAGCGCGAAGCGCTGGAGATGGCAGGGACCTATATCGAGAGTCTCACGGTTGTGAAGGACAGCACCGTCGCCAAGGATGAAATCCTTGCCCTGGCTGCCGGCGTGCTCAAGGCGGAGGTGATTTCCCAGGAGAACTATCATACGAAAGACAGCTTTGGGATTGAGGTTGTCGTCAAGGTGCTGGTGGACACGTCGCTTTTGGAAAGCAGGGTCCGAAAACTTCTCCGCGACAGGACCTACCTGGACCAGCTCAATCAGGCCAGGAAAAGGGAAAAGCAGCTGCTGGACCAGGTGGCCAGGCTTGAAGATGAAAACAGGCGTCTCACGGTGAAAAAAGAAAGCCCCGCGAAGCTGAAAAAGCAGTTCCAGGAAGTTTCGCGGGAGCTGTCGGCGGTGGACTGGTACAGGCAGGCCTCGGCGCAATGGCAGCTTACGGTTTCCGGCGCACACGGATTGTCCTATCTGTCGCAAATCGCCGAAGGCGGCCGGAAAGCGGTGGAATACCTGTCGACGGCCATCAAGCTGAAACCTGATTACAGCGAGGCCTATGCGTTGCGGGGTGACATCTATTCTGCTACCGGTCGGGAAGCTCAAGCCGCGGCCGATTACAGAAAAGTGATCCAGCTCGAAAAGCCGAAAGACGCTTTCGGATATTTGAGAAGAAGTTCCGCCTATGCCGGCTTGGGCAATTTTCAGAAGGCCATCGAGGACAACGACCGGGCAATTCAGCTGCAGCCGGACAATTCCTTTTTGTATTTAAAGCGAGGGCTTCTTTACGTCGGAATGAAGCAATATGCACTCGCTGTGAAAAGCTTCGACGAAGCGATCCGAAGGGCGCCCGGCGACGCATTCGCCTACAATTCGAGGGGGCTTGCCTACGCGAGGCTCGGTCAGCATCAGAATGCCATCCGGGACTACAGCGAAGCGATTCGCCTGAAGCCGGATTCGGCCGATCTGTACTCCAGCCGTGGAGGTTCCTATTCGTCACTGCGGATTTACGATCGGGCGATCGAAGATTACAGCAAGGCCATCTCCCTTCAGGGAGACTACTCGTATTATCTGTCGCGGGGAAACGCGTATGGCATTACCAGACAACCGGAACGGGCGATCCGCGATTTCGACCAGGTGATCCTGCTGAAGCCGGACAGTGCGGAGGCCTATTTCCTGAGGGGCCTGGAATACATGGGGCTGAAGCGGTACCAACACTCCCTCATGGACTTCGATCAGGCGATCCGGCTGAAGCCCGATCATGCCGCATCTTACAGCCAGCGAGGCTATGCCCTTTTCTTTCTCGGCAACACGCGGGAAAGCTGCCGTTCCTTCATCAAGGCCTGCCAGTTGGGGAAATGCAGCGGGTACGAAGCGATGAAGGGCAAACTG
- a CDS encoding polysaccharide deacetylase family protein has translation MMTVVQCWDDGVTTDVRLVDILRRHGAKATFNLSDGLYAQHRSLSFVYQGVEVRRLGRDERRAVYDGFTIANHSLTHPRLDQMPVDAARREITEGRERLQQFFGQPVPGFAYPFGSYNDAVVTLVREAGHVYGRTDREAGGTFPPENPMLFHPNCHFLALDLWSRYENARESGVFYFWGHSYEMTTEAMWNAFEEMIRRIGADPDARWSDPADLFAGGNP, from the coding sequence ATGATGACCGTGGTGCAGTGCTGGGACGACGGCGTGACGACGGATGTCCGGCTCGTCGATATCCTCCGGCGGCACGGAGCAAAGGCCACCTTCAACCTCAGCGACGGCCTGTATGCGCAACACCGCTCGTTGAGTTTCGTTTACCAGGGCGTGGAGGTCAGGCGGCTCGGGCGGGATGAACGGAGGGCCGTCTATGACGGCTTCACGATTGCCAACCACAGCCTGACGCATCCGCGCCTGGATCAAATGCCGGTCGATGCGGCGCGACGTGAAATCACGGAGGGCAGGGAACGCCTCCAGCAGTTTTTTGGTCAGCCGGTGCCGGGCTTTGCCTATCCTTTCGGCTCGTACAATGACGCTGTCGTGACGCTGGTCCGGGAAGCGGGTCATGTCTACGGGAGGACCGACCGCGAAGCCGGAGGCACGTTTCCACCCGAAAACCCCATGCTGTTCCATCCCAATTGCCATTTTCTTGCGCTGGACCTGTGGTCCCGGTACGAGAACGCCAGGGAAAGCGGCGTCTTTTATTTCTGGGGACATTCCTACGAGATGACCACGGAGGCCATGTGGAATGCCTTTGAAGAAATGATCCGGCGAATCGGCGCCGATCCCGATGCGCGCTGGAGCGACCCGGCGGACCTGTTTGCGGGCGGCAATCCGTAA